The proteins below come from a single Chryseobacterium bernardetii genomic window:
- a CDS encoding beta strand repeat-containing protein yields the protein MQVYSAGGSGGAVYCNMAGKTTPITIYFKIDPADPATLTTTVTNSGIAPPGGNPTLVLNGAGTMNRNIVVTPPAGGWRVGTYVVNLSSKNGSCGNSQNYFIHISDGNRPNVTVPNTTICYTGSGIVTATIPLPAVYQGIVNTSYLQGFSGRYDFTLISKPAGAANPVYEANNLRTFTNTSTTISNLDKQGEYVFKIKAVPNAGGVDPGFIDKEYACSGTSPEGTFSIFVSPQVNANAGSNQILEIGATQVSLNGNNPGAASTGAWTLVSKPAGAPDPTIGNPSLYNTNVTGLTSSGTYTFRWTITTGTCTSFSDLTVNVSTPAPGGVVAAVWYKADAITSSDNTLLNQWNDQMGTGYNLLQANTTLQPTFSNQNTLANFNPTVTFSSTGHATTQGGFMSADPGTGKEIIDRAKGSIYIAGNMNTLGAAGLAGFDQSMDYPGLHISNNATTDKLLFYTAGSGYTTLSTNLFADKKPFVAGSSWLNAAGSTTSNPLAKVWLDGNESVYNNTLGNVNTGNTARIFRIGRDTNWGSHDGQMNEAIVFATPLTAPEKSRVDSYLAVKWGTTLIGDYVNSNNNIVWNASPTYQNNILGIARDNLSALYQKQSRSENPNQKLIIGAGNSLASTNAENINTLTDGQFFLAGDNGLKQALNTPLTYTAGSNGATNYRFESIWKVQNTNTVGIVTIAWPKGVDNLYLVQSSDETFDGTDTFTPMVTEVTVNGVVYNTVNVALANGQYFTFAGYLHAPGGVVSSLWYRADKKLTPASGAVASWTDYSSGAVTITPNLATTTSAPTATDGTSLKLNFNPGVTFVPANALGNSSILNAVSSTNYSIYTSTTPVTGSGYDRVVGLNYSALTGGNKYDSPGIAAVNINMRDNTSGSHINAAVAPVAVQYAQLTNTTIVRNSFTNNQFQRALNGAAVSSTMAMSPLTTWPDGGILLGRNANDGGDDNGTGMTMSETIIFDKALTPNEINRVDSYLAIKGGITLNVANTPSYLSSNSTSVWTSGNNTGYNNNIFGIARDNTSDLHQKQSQSINDGQKLIIGAGNSLANTNIDNTNSLTEGQFLMTGDNGLKQILNTPLIYTAGSNGTVNNRFEAIWKVQNTNSVGTVTVAWPKGIKNLYLVQSANPVFDATSTFTPMTAETTVNGVVYNTASVTLGNGQFFTFAGFVQAPGGVTGPDFWVKSDDAGTMGTAWKDHSANADDIPNVGGVILSPADRSHNFHPYTTGYTASKFFYNANSVMNPLGNVELPGSNPSIFSAVRPTVANGTGRIVGIDDDTNASEPGVSIANGKPRQYEFFNTTTSSDFSTAFNIGVSNVFSAIANNTVANGGTSSIAGGEKRLGLNGSYESFSGFAAANKFQIYGRNLRIGHAGWDAPGAFPGDIMEVAWYNRTLTTNEQSRINSYLAVKNGVTLNENYLATNSNVVWDRTNNTGYNNNIFGIAKDDFTALHQKQAGSVNSGQQLLISTTGLANSNANNNTGLANDLQFLLTGDNGLKQGLSVPLSYTGGSNGTTNYRFEAIWKVQNTNNVGTVTVAWPKSVKNLYLIQSPDSTFDGTDTFTPMTTEVTVNGLVYNTANVTLGNGQFFTFAGFGLAPGGVINNLSYWYRADKDAANTGDGTDVTAWTDQFSGTTSAQLGTNALPKFKLGASNYFNFNPGINFTANSQTIGNVSVRTFTNNMYDIFVLTKEGLSNPGNNARIFSSLLDNSKLTGSIDYWDGFGDMYDNRTERVNAAQSYRYLANPGPIRSTTIPSIVYHNLFNTTTGKGINGNAVSMSNTHTAIGFLNGGHAFGSTQIGANSSDNGGFVGNLGETIVYGDGNLSVTERRKVDSYLAIKYGITLGQVNTDHYVATDGAIVWNGATNTAFNNNIFGVSRDDIEAFEQKVSKSVNAGTILTVATINDFVNPNQNAARTGFANDKTYFMLGDNNVTATPLVNITIAGNTLKRVQRTWLSQRSNTPGGLYFEADFSAYGTTFSAGNNIQMIVADDAAFTTNVKTVNGTFTGGKWVFMNDFNADNALRYITFAEGKTYCYKPGAVATTGNPALPSKAGITALGRAGSGSDNWPMVRKGGWLALEAKTKGFVPNRVAFDASGNPVGIPAADFVEGMMVYDTSNKCMKIYTLKEGDAAMAWHCISTQTCPD from the coding sequence ATGCAGGTTTATTCTGCAGGTGGCAGTGGAGGTGCTGTGTATTGCAATATGGCAGGAAAAACAACCCCCATTACCATCTATTTCAAGATTGATCCCGCAGACCCGGCAACGCTTACCACCACAGTCACTAATTCGGGGATTGCTCCTCCAGGAGGAAACCCTACCCTGGTCTTGAACGGAGCCGGAACGATGAACAGAAATATAGTGGTAACACCTCCTGCCGGAGGCTGGCGAGTGGGAACATATGTTGTGAATTTATCAAGCAAAAATGGTAGCTGTGGCAATAGCCAGAATTATTTCATTCATATTTCAGACGGAAACCGTCCTAACGTGACCGTTCCCAATACGACAATATGTTATACGGGATCTGGTATTGTAACAGCAACGATTCCTTTACCTGCTGTATATCAAGGAATTGTTAACACCAGTTATCTTCAGGGATTTTCAGGAAGATATGATTTCACCCTGATTTCTAAGCCGGCAGGAGCGGCCAATCCTGTCTATGAAGCCAATAATCTCAGAACATTTACCAATACCTCCACCACGATAAGCAACCTGGATAAGCAGGGAGAATATGTCTTCAAGATAAAAGCAGTTCCGAATGCAGGAGGGGTAGATCCTGGCTTCATTGATAAAGAGTACGCCTGCTCGGGAACTTCCCCGGAGGGCACATTCTCCATATTTGTATCCCCTCAGGTAAATGCCAATGCAGGATCTAATCAAATCCTGGAAATAGGGGCAACACAAGTTTCTCTTAATGGAAATAATCCGGGAGCGGCATCCACAGGCGCATGGACCTTAGTTTCAAAACCAGCCGGAGCCCCAGATCCTACTATAGGTAATCCATCCTTATATAATACTAATGTTACAGGGCTTACCAGCTCAGGAACTTATACTTTCAGATGGACCATTACCACAGGTACCTGCACCAGCTTCAGTGACTTAACGGTCAATGTTTCCACACCGGCTCCGGGAGGGGTTGTAGCAGCAGTTTGGTATAAAGCAGATGCCATTACATCATCAGACAATACCCTGCTGAACCAATGGAATGACCAAATGGGTACCGGATATAACCTTTTACAGGCTAACACTACCTTACAGCCTACTTTTTCCAATCAGAATACCCTGGCTAATTTTAACCCAACGGTAACCTTCAGTTCAACAGGGCACGCAACCACACAAGGAGGCTTCATGTCTGCCGATCCAGGGACTGGGAAGGAAATCATAGACCGTGCAAAAGGAAGTATTTACATTGCCGGTAATATGAACACGTTAGGTGCAGCCGGATTGGCTGGGTTCGACCAGAGCATGGATTATCCTGGATTGCACATTTCCAATAATGCCACTACAGACAAATTATTGTTCTATACGGCAGGAAGCGGCTATACCACCCTATCCACAAACTTATTTGCAGACAAAAAACCATTCGTAGCAGGCTCTTCATGGCTGAATGCTGCAGGATCCACCACATCAAATCCGTTGGCCAAGGTTTGGCTGGATGGCAATGAATCTGTTTACAACAACACACTCGGAAACGTAAATACAGGAAATACTGCCCGTATTTTTAGAATTGGCCGTGATACCAACTGGGGAAGCCATGATGGACAGATGAATGAAGCCATTGTGTTTGCCACTCCGCTTACAGCACCGGAAAAAAGCCGTGTAGACTCTTATCTGGCTGTTAAATGGGGAACAACCCTTATAGGTGATTATGTAAATTCCAACAACAATATTGTCTGGAACGCCTCCCCTACATACCAAAACAATATTCTGGGTATTGCAAGGGATAATCTTTCGGCTTTATATCAAAAACAGTCCCGAAGTGAAAATCCTAACCAAAAATTAATCATTGGAGCCGGAAATTCATTGGCAAGCACTAATGCAGAAAATATCAATACACTGACAGACGGACAATTCTTTCTTGCAGGAGATAATGGCTTAAAACAGGCACTGAATACACCATTGACCTATACGGCAGGCTCCAACGGAGCGACCAACTATCGTTTCGAGTCCATCTGGAAAGTACAGAATACCAATACCGTAGGGATCGTAACAATTGCATGGCCTAAAGGAGTAGACAATCTGTATTTGGTACAGTCCTCTGATGAAACCTTTGATGGAACTGATACCTTTACTCCAATGGTGACGGAAGTTACGGTAAATGGTGTAGTATATAACACTGTAAATGTAGCATTGGCAAACGGGCAGTATTTTACTTTTGCAGGCTATCTACATGCTCCAGGAGGAGTTGTTTCTTCTCTTTGGTATCGAGCAGATAAAAAATTGACTCCTGCAAGTGGAGCGGTAGCTTCCTGGACAGATTATTCTTCAGGTGCAGTAACCATAACACCCAACTTAGCTACAACCACATCAGCACCTACAGCAACAGATGGAACTTCGCTAAAATTAAACTTTAACCCAGGGGTTACATTTGTACCAGCAAATGCCTTGGGGAATTCATCTATATTGAATGCCGTTTCCAGCACCAATTATTCAATATATACAAGCACCACACCAGTTACCGGATCTGGTTATGACAGAGTTGTGGGACTTAATTATTCGGCACTTACTGGAGGTAATAAGTATGACAGTCCAGGAATTGCAGCCGTTAATATTAACATGAGGGATAATACATCAGGTTCTCATATCAATGCGGCTGTAGCACCGGTTGCAGTTCAATATGCACAACTAACCAATACAACCATCGTAAGGAACAGCTTCACCAACAATCAGTTCCAAAGAGCCCTGAATGGTGCGGCAGTCAGTTCCACCATGGCCATGAGTCCACTTACCACTTGGCCAGACGGAGGAATCCTATTGGGAAGAAACGCGAATGATGGCGGGGATGATAATGGTACAGGAATGACCATGTCTGAAACCATAATTTTTGACAAAGCGCTCACACCAAACGAAATCAACAGAGTAGATTCTTATTTGGCCATAAAAGGAGGTATCACTCTCAATGTTGCCAATACTCCTAGTTATCTAAGCAGTAATTCCACTTCTGTATGGACATCCGGAAACAATACGGGATATAACAACAATATCTTTGGTATTGCAAGAGATAATACCTCTGATTTGCACCAAAAGCAATCACAAAGTATAAATGACGGTCAAAAGCTGATTATTGGTGCAGGAAATTCATTGGCGAATACCAATATTGACAATACCAATTCCTTAACGGAAGGTCAATTCCTGATGACAGGTGACAACGGCCTTAAACAGATCCTGAACACTCCATTGATATACACGGCAGGGTCCAATGGAACCGTAAATAATCGTTTTGAAGCCATTTGGAAGGTACAGAATACCAATAGTGTAGGAACCGTTACCGTTGCCTGGCCTAAGGGAATAAAGAACCTATACCTGGTACAGTCTGCCAATCCTGTCTTTGATGCAACATCTACCTTCACCCCAATGACGGCGGAAACCACCGTAAATGGCGTGGTATACAACACAGCCAGTGTAACTCTAGGAAATGGGCAGTTCTTCACCTTTGCTGGTTTTGTTCAGGCTCCAGGAGGAGTTACAGGTCCTGATTTCTGGGTAAAATCCGATGATGCTGGAACCATGGGAACGGCTTGGAAAGATCATTCAGCCAATGCGGACGACATTCCGAATGTAGGTGGAGTAATTCTATCACCAGCGGATAGAAGCCATAACTTCCATCCATATACTACGGGATACACCGCTTCCAAGTTCTTCTATAATGCCAATTCGGTAATGAATCCTTTAGGAAATGTTGAGCTGCCTGGTTCCAATCCTTCCATCTTCTCGGCAGTACGACCAACAGTAGCCAACGGAACCGGACGTATCGTAGGAATTGATGATGATACCAATGCTTCCGAACCGGGAGTTTCTATTGCCAACGGGAAACCAAGACAGTATGAATTTTTCAATACGACAACTTCTTCCGATTTCTCTACAGCCTTCAATATTGGTGTTTCCAATGTATTTTCGGCAATTGCCAACAATACGGTAGCCAATGGTGGAACTTCCTCTATTGCCGGAGGAGAGAAAAGATTAGGACTAAATGGTTCCTATGAATCGTTTTCCGGTTTTGCTGCAGCCAATAAATTCCAAATATATGGCAGAAACCTTCGAATAGGTCATGCCGGTTGGGATGCCCCTGGAGCTTTCCCAGGGGATATCATGGAAGTTGCATGGTATAACCGTACACTCACAACCAATGAGCAATCAAGGATTAATTCTTACCTTGCTGTAAAGAATGGGGTTACCCTGAATGAGAATTATCTTGCCACCAACAGTAATGTGGTATGGGACAGAACCAACAATACCGGTTACAACAACAATATCTTCGGTATTGCAAAAGACGATTTCACAGCCTTGCATCAAAAACAGGCAGGAAGTGTGAACAGCGGACAGCAACTCTTGATTTCCACAACAGGTTTGGCCAATAGCAACGCCAACAACAATACAGGTTTGGCCAATGACCTACAATTCTTGCTTACCGGAGACAATGGCTTGAAGCAAGGTCTCAGCGTACCACTTTCTTATACCGGAGGGTCCAATGGAACTACCAATTATCGTTTCGAAGCCATCTGGAAGGTACAGAATACAAACAATGTGGGAACAGTAACTGTGGCATGGCCAAAAAGCGTGAAGAATCTTTACCTGATACAGTCGCCAGATAGTACTTTCGATGGAACGGATACCTTCACCCCAATGACTACGGAGGTAACGGTAAACGGACTGGTATATAACACAGCCAATGTAACCTTAGGAAACGGACAATTCTTCACTTTTGCAGGTTTTGGGCTTGCGCCTGGTGGAGTTATAAATAATCTTTCCTATTGGTATAGAGCAGATAAGGATGCCGCCAATACAGGAGACGGAACGGATGTTACGGCATGGACAGACCAGTTCTCGGGAACTACCTCAGCACAATTGGGAACCAATGCCCTGCCAAAATTCAAGTTGGGTGCTTCCAATTATTTCAACTTTAATCCTGGAATTAATTTTACAGCAAACAGCCAGACAATTGGAAATGTATCGGTAAGAACCTTCACCAATAATATGTATGATATTTTTGTTCTTACCAAAGAAGGGCTTTCAAATCCAGGTAACAATGCCAGAATTTTCAGCTCGCTGCTTGATAATTCAAAACTAACCGGAAGTATTGATTACTGGGATGGTTTCGGAGATATGTATGACAACCGTACAGAAAGGGTAAATGCAGCACAAAGCTACAGATACCTTGCTAATCCTGGCCCAATAAGGTCTACTACAATTCCAAGTATCGTATACCATAATCTTTTCAATACAACAACAGGAAAAGGTATTAACGGAAATGCGGTATCGATGAGTAACACACATACTGCAATTGGCTTTTTGAATGGTGGACACGCTTTCGGTTCTACACAGATTGGGGCCAACAGTAGTGATAACGGAGGTTTTGTAGGAAACCTGGGAGAAACAATTGTTTATGGAGACGGAAACCTTAGTGTTACAGAAAGAAGAAAAGTTGATTCTTATCTGGCCATCAAGTATGGTATTACGCTGGGGCAGGTGAATACAGACCATTATGTTGCTACAGATGGAGCAATTGTATGGAATGGTGCCACCAATACCGCGTTCAATAATAATATCTTCGGGGTATCCCGTGATGATATAGAGGCATTTGAGCAGAAGGTATCTAAAAGTGTTAATGCCGGAACAATCCTTACGGTGGCTACCATCAATGATTTTGTTAATCCGAACCAAAATGCGGCACGTACTGGGTTTGCGAATGACAAAACCTATTTCATGCTGGGAGACAACAATGTTACCGCTACGCCTCTTGTTAATATCACAATTGCCGGGAATACCCTGAAAAGGGTTCAGAGAACATGGCTTTCCCAACGTTCAAATACTCCCGGAGGTTTATACTTTGAGGCAGATTTTTCTGCTTACGGAACTACCTTTTCAGCCGGAAACAATATCCAGATGATTGTAGCGGATGATGCTGCCTTTACAACCAATGTAAAAACAGTTAACGGAACATTCACAGGCGGAAAATGGGTATTCATGAATGACTTCAATGCAGATAATGCTTTAAGGTACATTACGTTTGCCGAAGGGAAAACTTATTGCTATAAGCCAGGTGCTGTTGCTACTACCGGTAATCCTGCATTACCTTCAAAAGCAGGAATTACCGCTCTTGGAAGAGCCGGTTCAGGCTCAGACAACTGGCCAATGGTAAGAAAAGGAGGCTGGCTTGCACTGGAAGCGAAGACCAAAGGCTTCGTTCCCAACAGGGTTGCATTTGATGCATCAGGAAACCCGGTGGGTATTCCGGCAGCTGACTTTGTTGAAGGAATGATGGTGTATGATACAAGCAATAAATGTATGAAGATATATACCCTTAAGGAAGGGGATGCAGCCATGGCATGGCATTGCATCTCTACACAAACTTGTCCGGATTAA
- a CDS encoding transposase, producing MNSNFKNIHIGKFIQLRVNESNIDLPRICNFMKCTETEINEMYTQENLSTEVLLRWSKLLEYDFFRLYSQHLILYAPPSAPFRETEASKLPRFRKNIYTREMIDFILELINKQAKTKRQVADEYGIPYTTLCKWVAKYK from the coding sequence ATGAATTCAAATTTTAAAAATATTCATATTGGAAAATTCATACAACTGCGGGTTAACGAAAGCAATATTGATTTACCCCGCATCTGCAACTTTATGAAATGTACAGAAACTGAAATTAATGAAATGTACACCCAGGAAAATCTATCCACTGAAGTTTTGCTGAGATGGAGCAAACTGCTTGAATATGATTTCTTCAGGCTATATTCCCAACACCTGATCCTCTATGCTCCCCCTTCTGCCCCTTTCCGGGAAACTGAAGCTTCAAAACTTCCCCGTTTCCGGAAGAATATTTATACCCGGGAAATGATAGACTTTATTCTGGAACTGATAAACAAGCAGGCAAAGACCAAGCGGCAGGTGGCAGATGAGTATGGGATTCCTTATACCACCTTATGCAAATGGGTAGCAAAATACAAATAG
- a CDS encoding helix-turn-helix domain-containing protein, translated as MKKQSQPNYKRIYSDIIDLKFPHKKAECEKLLEKKMLTALDILELNNRIFGTKDQDLKKMNQKLRSYNEEDILRILQYQKNHNMNNLQVAERFGLSRNTMTKWRRLFQ; from the coding sequence ATGAAAAAGCAAAGCCAACCTAACTATAAACGAATCTATTCAGATATCATTGATCTGAAATTTCCTCATAAAAAAGCAGAATGCGAAAAGTTATTAGAAAAGAAAATGCTAACGGCTTTAGACATCCTGGAACTTAATAACAGAATATTTGGTACAAAGGACCAGGACCTTAAAAAAATGAATCAAAAACTCCGCTCTTACAATGAGGAAGATATTCTCCGTATTCTTCAGTACCAAAAAAATCATAACATGAATAACCTTCAGGTAGCTGAACGTTTCGGATTGAGCAGGAATACAATGACCAAATGGCGAAGACTGTTTCAGTAA
- a CDS encoding helix-turn-helix domain-containing protein — translation MTDINEKICSYITKKWLIPWLQEGKSQTSFAKNHGVEESTIRKIKSEETYRIPVETLFKICEARKISLSDFFKLINE, via the coding sequence ATGACAGATATCAACGAAAAAATTTGTTCATACATTACAAAAAAATGGCTAATTCCTTGGCTTCAAGAAGGCAAGTCACAAACTTCTTTTGCAAAAAATCATGGTGTTGAAGAAAGCACTATTAGAAAAATAAAAAGTGAAGAAACTTACAGAATACCTGTTGAAACACTTTTTAAAATATGTGAAGCAAGAAAAATTAGTTTATCTGATTTCTTTAAACTTATAAATGAATAA
- a CDS encoding ATP-dependent nuclease: MKITKISVTNFRLLDNISINIEDDITLIVGKNNTGKTSLFEIINLFLGGKYKISFHDFSQNSYEIFENCYKKFKDELLVEANEVERNRLEKEIILNIPRITLEIKIEYNKNEDSLTNISDFISDLDDSKTEATILFKHEPSDTINLFKTFHNRVNQDIKLIEWLNENITGYYSTRLFGGDNLIEDNVLSRISKVLYFESIQASRKLDDIKTDKNRSLAVGFSDYYQNVHGDQDTDVEALKSTLKKVSTELDGKYEKVLKKILEKLKSFGVDKEINIPEIILKSKFDPESIIKNNIKYFYKNGDIELPENYNGLGYSNLIFLVLKIVSFIENFKKNKAKHETEILTILLEEPEAHLHPQMQQVFIEQVRETIEKASLEDKIQVQLIISTHSSHMIAEAGLNVKRSFERIRYFNKFKKDGKNFIEVKDFNDFKHKETDKDTFRFLKQYLNLNKCDLFFADKVIMVEGITEKLLMPLFIKKVAKELENEYVSIIEVGGAYTHKFKEFFKFLNTKVLIITDIDSVDSITGKSCHVLKTDAITSNSTLSIWLPRKTKIIELLELTHEGKLDESKIIRVAFQIAEDNEIFVARSLENAIVNCNQTFFKSKYSSEEGLELDVHKCFSYQKLKNLDDLIYMDTERDQSEVDPSSKQKTDFTFDLMTFDEKGTTLEWEVPKYIKEGLEWLAKNDHIEIIKID; the protein is encoded by the coding sequence ATGAAAATAACTAAAATTTCAGTCACCAACTTTCGTTTATTAGATAATATTTCAATAAATATAGAAGATGATATAACATTAATTGTTGGAAAAAATAACACTGGAAAAACTTCTCTTTTTGAAATCATTAACTTATTTCTAGGAGGAAAATATAAAATTTCCTTTCATGATTTTTCTCAAAATAGTTATGAAATTTTTGAAAATTGTTACAAAAAATTTAAAGATGAATTACTTGTTGAAGCTAACGAAGTTGAACGAAATCGACTGGAAAAAGAAATTATCCTGAATATTCCCAGAATCACACTAGAAATAAAAATTGAGTATAATAAAAATGAAGATTCTCTAACAAATATAAGCGACTTTATATCTGACTTAGACGATTCAAAAACAGAAGCAACAATACTCTTCAAACATGAACCTAGTGATACAATTAATCTTTTTAAAACATTTCATAACAGAGTAAATCAAGATATAAAATTAATTGAATGGCTAAATGAAAATATTACTGGATATTATTCCACACGTCTTTTTGGAGGAGATAATTTAATAGAAGATAATGTTTTAAGTAGAATTTCAAAAGTTTTATATTTTGAAAGTATTCAAGCATCTAGAAAATTAGATGATATTAAGACAGATAAGAATAGATCATTGGCAGTTGGCTTTTCAGATTATTATCAAAATGTTCATGGTGATCAGGATACTGATGTTGAAGCGCTTAAAAGTACTTTAAAAAAAGTATCTACTGAATTAGATGGAAAATATGAAAAAGTACTTAAAAAAATTCTTGAAAAGCTTAAATCATTCGGAGTCGATAAAGAAATTAATATTCCTGAAATAATATTGAAATCTAAATTTGATCCAGAGAGCATAATAAAAAATAATATAAAATATTTTTACAAAAATGGTGATATCGAACTTCCTGAAAACTATAATGGATTAGGATATAGTAATCTTATTTTTTTGGTTTTAAAAATTGTTTCTTTTATCGAAAATTTCAAAAAAAATAAAGCGAAGCATGAAACTGAAATCTTAACTATTCTTCTTGAAGAACCAGAAGCGCATCTGCATCCACAGATGCAACAAGTATTTATTGAACAAGTGAGAGAAACTATTGAAAAAGCTTCTTTAGAAGACAAAATACAAGTACAATTAATTATCAGTACTCATTCTTCTCACATGATTGCTGAAGCTGGTTTAAACGTGAAAAGGAGTTTTGAAAGAATTAGATATTTCAACAAATTCAAAAAAGATGGGAAGAATTTTATTGAAGTTAAAGATTTTAATGATTTTAAACATAAAGAAACTGACAAAGATACATTCAGGTTCTTAAAACAATATCTGAATTTAAATAAATGTGATTTGTTTTTTGCAGATAAAGTTATTATGGTTGAAGGTATAACAGAAAAGCTTTTAATGCCATTGTTTATCAAGAAAGTTGCTAAAGAATTGGAAAATGAGTATGTATCAATTATTGAAGTGGGGGGAGCCTATACTCACAAATTTAAAGAATTTTTTAAATTTTTAAATACAAAAGTTCTTATTATAACAGATATAGATTCTGTCGATTCTATTACAGGCAAATCTTGTCACGTGTTAAAAACTGATGCAATCACAAGTAATTCTACATTATCTATATGGCTTCCTAGGAAAACAAAAATTATAGAGTTATTGGAATTGACTCATGAAGGAAAATTGGATGAATCTAAGATTATTAGAGTGGCTTTTCAAATTGCTGAAGATAATGAAATATTTGTTGCAAGAAGCTTAGAAAATGCAATTGTAAATTGTAATCAAACATTTTTTAAAAGCAAATACTCTTCTGAGGAGGGTTTGGAATTAGATGTTCATAAATGCTTTTCATATCAAAAGCTTAAAAACTTAGATGATTTAATTTACATGGATACAGAAAGGGACCAATCAGAGGTCGATCCTTCATCTAAACAAAAGACAGATTTTACTTTTGATTTGATGACTTTTGATGAAAAAGGCACCACTCTTGAATGGGAAGTTCCTAAATATATTAAAGAAGGCTTGGAATGGTTAGCAAAAAATGACCACATAGAAATTATAAAAATTGACTAG